A DNA window from Canis aureus isolate CA01 unplaced genomic scaffold, VMU_Caureus_v.1.0 ptg000086l_RagTag, whole genome shotgun sequence contains the following coding sequences:
- the LOC144309550 gene encoding uncharacterized protein LOC144309550 gives MRLHPYLPWKSSQSSTSHHCSWLLLPKGGGSEGTGAGLVLPLSPPGLPDCTVAQPRQPASCACLPCPEDLSQELEVFDWFWALSEQSLFATQLGRICNQQGLKLACYHWAFSSEPEQPSSSCQQSYQVLMWSPFHQRNCVGGVGREPRSHLQEPLHSLEIRSCTWASPTCLRTFHTASLKKLDLSGDNLSYMVPGPLETLLEEVSGTPQHLYLKHCQLKDADQAAEAVGDHAVELPVWLLQLQRGGSGVEGSGSSPGAPGFLGGSVLSFLFFIFIFHFLFCVCVCVCVCLCVCVFLCVCGFLFLCSPSSAASLSPVPTPICSRLLGM, from the exons ATGAGGCTTCACCCATACCTGCCTTGGAAGAGTTCACAGTCAAGTACTTCCCACCACTGCTCATGGCTGCTTTTGCCAAAAGGTGGCGGCTCTGAAGGCACTGGTGCAGGTCTggtccttcccctttctccacctggGCTCCCTGATTGTACAGTGGCCCAACCAAGACAGCCTGCAAGCTGCGCTTGCCTGCCCTGCCCAGAGGACTTGTCCCAG GAGCTGGAGGTGTTTGACTGGTTCTGGGCACTGTCTGAGCAGAGCCTGTTTGCCACCCAGCTGGGCAGGATCTGCAACCAGCAAGGCCTCAAGCTGGCCTGCTACCACTGGGCCTTCTCCTCTGAGCCTGAGCAGCCCTCCAG CTCCTGTCAGCAGTCCTACCAGGTACTAATGTGGTCTCCATTTCACCAGAGAAACTGTGTCGGGGGCGTTGGAAGAGAACCTAGGAG TCACCTGCAGGAGCCACTGCACTCCCTGGAGATCCGCTCCTGTACGTGGGCATCACCTACTTGTCTCAGAACTTTTCACACCGCCTCCCTGAAGAAGCTGGATCTGAGTGGTGACAACCTGTCGTACATGGTCCCTGGGCCCTTGGAGACTCTGCTGGAGGAGGTCTCGGGGACACCGCAGCACCTGTACCTGAAGCACTGCCAGCTGAAGGACGCCGACCAGGCTGCAGAAGCTGTTGGAGACCATGCAGTGGAGCTGCCCGTGTGGCTACTGCAGCTCCAGAGGGGCGGTTCGGGGGTGGAGGGGTCTGGAAGCTCGCCTGGGGCCCCAGGCTTCCTGGGGGGTTCTgtgctctccttccttttttttatttttatttttcattttttattttgtgtgtgtgtgtgtgtgtgtgtgtgtttgtgtgtgtgtgtttttttgtgtgtgtgtggttttctttttttgtgctctCCTTCCTCAGCTGCAAGCCTCAGCCCGGTTCCGACACCCATTTGTTCCCGTCTCCTGGGCATGTGA